A window of Pusillimonas sp. T7-7 contains these coding sequences:
- a CDS encoding FAD-dependent monooxygenase, producing the protein MDKPTYDIVISGAGPAGSALALILAGKSPKPERIALLGRQLRAGPSRDGAVDPRTLALNHGSRVLLEHLNGWPAESASINTVHVSQRGRLGRTLIKHDELGVPQLGSVVSYDALLATLHQALQHSGITLLESATTPVRGPGHITFQANGSTLSSALAIQSDGARPQGIERHYKQHALLATIQASQPRKNWAFERFTRQGPLAVLPHPQGDDLYGIVWCCAPEQARHLHSLPDTEFATELNAMFGERLGRLQCLGARHIFPLSLHAGPSLINDRTVAVGNAAQTLHPVAGQGLNLGLRDAAQLGQALAPWLAQTDTDPTPLLARFASMRRPDRWLTAGITDFLPRVFSTGNPLIEHAGGLALLALDMAPALRTPLARHLLQGMRT; encoded by the coding sequence ATGGATAAGCCCACCTACGATATCGTCATCAGCGGCGCCGGGCCGGCCGGCAGCGCGCTGGCGCTCATCCTGGCTGGCAAATCACCAAAGCCGGAGCGCATCGCACTGCTGGGCCGGCAGCTTCGTGCCGGCCCGAGCCGCGATGGTGCTGTCGACCCGCGCACCCTGGCCTTGAATCATGGCAGCCGGGTCTTACTCGAACACCTGAATGGCTGGCCCGCCGAATCAGCCAGCATCAACACCGTCCATGTGTCGCAACGCGGTCGCCTGGGGCGCACACTGATCAAGCACGATGAGCTGGGTGTACCGCAACTGGGCAGCGTCGTGTCCTACGACGCGCTGCTGGCAACCTTGCATCAGGCTCTACAGCACAGCGGCATCACCCTGCTGGAGTCGGCCACAACGCCGGTACGCGGGCCAGGTCATATCACTTTCCAGGCCAATGGATCGACGCTAAGCAGTGCACTGGCCATTCAGTCTGACGGCGCCAGGCCCCAAGGCATAGAACGGCATTACAAGCAGCATGCCCTCCTTGCCACTATACAGGCCTCGCAGCCCAGGAAGAACTGGGCATTCGAACGTTTCACCCGTCAAGGGCCTTTGGCTGTCCTGCCCCACCCTCAAGGCGACGACCTGTACGGCATCGTATGGTGCTGCGCTCCCGAACAAGCCCGGCATCTGCACAGCCTGCCCGACACCGAATTCGCCACTGAGCTGAACGCGATGTTCGGCGAGCGGCTGGGCCGACTCCAGTGCCTGGGCGCACGCCACATCTTTCCCTTGAGCCTGCATGCGGGCCCCTCATTGATCAACGACCGGACCGTAGCCGTAGGAAACGCCGCCCAGACTCTGCACCCGGTAGCCGGGCAGGGGCTGAACCTGGGGCTGCGCGATGCCGCCCAACTGGGCCAGGCTCTGGCGCCATGGCTGGCCCAGACCGATACTGACCCGACACCCTTGCTGGCCCGTTTTGCCAGCATGCGTCGCCCCGATCGTTGGCTCACGGCAGGAATTACCGACTTCCTGCCCCGTGTATTCAGCACGGGCAACCCGCTTATCGAACATGCGGGCGGACTAGCCCTGCTGGCGCTGGACATGGCCCCAGCGCTACGCACTCCCCTGGCCCGTCATCTGTTGCAGGGCATGCGCACCTAA
- the recQ gene encoding DNA helicase RecQ codes for MPLSSLETLQQVFGYESFRGDQQAVIDHVVQGGDALVLMPTGGGKSLCYQIPALVRPGVGVVISPLIALMQDQVDALIELGVRAAFLNSSQDWRTSREVEQAFLRGELDLLYVAPERLLTDRCLELLEQGRVSLFAIDEAHCVSQWGHDFRPEYLGLSILHERWPDVPRLALTATATSVTRREIAQRLDLNDAPHFVASFDRPNIRYRIIEKNEVRRQLLAFIKAEHEGDCGIVYCLSRARVEETADFLCQNGIEALPYHAGLNASVRSANQARFLREEGVVMVATIAFGMGVNKPDVRFVAHIDLPKSVEGYYQETGRAGRDGLPATAWLAYGLQDVVQQRRMINESAGDEVFRRRLGAQLDAMLGLCETVSCRRQRLLAYFDQAITPCGNCDTCLEPPQAWDGTVAAQKILSAVYRLWRERGQRFGAGHLIDILRGKTTDRVKQYEHESLTVFGIGEDLSEQAWRGVLRQLLAQSLLAVDHEGYGTLALTEDSRAVLKGEKTLMFRREPEKKSRNGRTASTRSKDAGIVLPPDAQQRFEYLRVWRAEVARSHGVPAYVIFHDATLREVALNCPQSLEDLGGISGVGVRKLEAYGEDLLRCVQG; via the coding sequence ATGCCCTTATCTTCCCTGGAAACCCTGCAGCAAGTCTTTGGCTACGAGTCTTTTCGTGGCGATCAGCAGGCCGTTATTGATCATGTCGTGCAGGGCGGCGACGCCTTGGTGCTGATGCCGACAGGTGGCGGAAAATCACTTTGCTATCAAATACCTGCCTTGGTCAGGCCGGGGGTCGGTGTGGTGATTTCGCCCTTGATCGCCTTGATGCAGGACCAGGTTGATGCCTTGATCGAATTGGGTGTGCGCGCTGCTTTTCTGAACTCGTCCCAAGACTGGCGCACCTCGCGCGAGGTCGAGCAGGCCTTTCTGCGGGGCGAACTTGATCTGCTATACGTTGCGCCCGAGCGTTTGCTGACTGACCGTTGCCTGGAGCTGCTTGAACAGGGTAGGGTGTCGCTATTTGCCATTGATGAAGCCCATTGCGTGTCGCAGTGGGGCCATGACTTCCGCCCTGAATACCTGGGTCTGTCGATCCTGCATGAGCGTTGGCCCGATGTGCCGCGCCTGGCCCTGACGGCTACCGCCACTTCGGTGACCCGGCGTGAGATTGCACAACGCCTGGACCTGAACGATGCTCCGCACTTTGTAGCCAGCTTTGACCGGCCTAATATTCGTTACCGGATTATCGAGAAGAATGAAGTCAGGCGGCAATTGCTGGCTTTCATCAAGGCTGAGCATGAAGGCGATTGCGGCATCGTGTATTGCCTGTCGCGAGCAAGGGTGGAAGAAACAGCTGATTTCCTGTGTCAGAACGGGATCGAGGCGCTGCCTTATCATGCGGGCCTGAATGCCAGCGTGCGTTCGGCCAATCAGGCCCGTTTCCTAAGGGAAGAGGGCGTGGTCATGGTAGCCACCATAGCCTTTGGGATGGGGGTCAACAAACCCGACGTACGGTTCGTGGCGCATATCGATTTGCCCAAGTCGGTAGAAGGGTATTACCAGGAAACCGGCCGGGCCGGACGCGATGGCTTGCCGGCGACCGCCTGGCTGGCTTATGGCTTGCAAGATGTGGTCCAGCAGCGGCGCATGATCAATGAGTCGGCGGGCGATGAGGTCTTCAGGCGGCGGCTGGGCGCACAGCTGGATGCCATGCTGGGCTTGTGTGAAACGGTGTCGTGTCGGCGCCAACGCTTATTGGCTTATTTCGATCAGGCGATTACGCCTTGCGGTAATTGCGATACCTGCCTGGAACCGCCTCAGGCCTGGGATGGCACGGTTGCGGCACAGAAAATCTTGTCTGCCGTATACAGGCTCTGGCGCGAGCGTGGCCAGCGTTTTGGCGCGGGGCATTTGATTGACATATTGCGGGGCAAAACGACGGACCGGGTCAAGCAGTATGAGCACGAAAGCCTGACGGTTTTTGGAATAGGGGAAGATTTGTCTGAGCAGGCCTGGCGGGGTGTGTTGCGCCAGTTGCTGGCGCAAAGCCTGCTGGCGGTGGACCATGAGGGTTATGGCACGCTGGCCTTGACGGAGGACAGCAGGGCGGTGCTCAAGGGCGAGAAAACGCTGATGTTCAGGCGTGAGCCCGAGAAAAAGTCACGAAATGGGCGCACGGCCAGTACCCGAAGCAAGGATGCGGGCATCGTGCTGCCGCCGGATGCTCAGCAGCGCTTTGAATATCTGCGTGTCTGGCGGGCTGAAGTTGCCCGCAGTCATGGTGTTCCGGCTTATGTGATTTTCCACGATGCAACCTTGCGTGAAGTGGCTTTGAATTGCCCGCAGTCACTGGAGGATTTGGGTGGCATCAGTGGCGTGGGGGTGCGCAAGCTTGAGGCCTACGGAGAGGATTTGCTGCGCTGTGTTCAGGGATGA
- a CDS encoding NINE protein, giving the protein MTQSTIAVPVPHRSKAVAAWLACLLGVFGIHAWYMGRARAWLWTLFTVLMLVLTQLYPVWWDSPPFLVLIIPIAAGYIEALIFALKPDEKFDEKYNAGSGQTTRTGWGPVIAAIVTTFVGGTVLMFGLALIVMHVYTAMGWLDGYVY; this is encoded by the coding sequence ATGACTCAGAGCACTATTGCTGTTCCAGTACCTCACCGCAGCAAGGCGGTTGCCGCCTGGCTGGCTTGTCTGCTAGGTGTTTTTGGCATCCATGCCTGGTACATGGGTCGTGCCCGGGCCTGGTTGTGGACCTTGTTCACGGTGCTTATGTTGGTGTTGACGCAGCTTTATCCGGTGTGGTGGGACAGCCCTCCCTTTCTGGTGCTGATCATACCTATTGCCGCCGGTTACATTGAAGCGCTGATCTTCGCCCTGAAGCCTGACGAAAAATTCGACGAAAAATACAATGCCGGCTCAGGACAAACCACGCGCACCGGCTGGGGGCCCGTCATTGCTGCCATCGTGACCACATTTGTGGGCGGTACAGTCTTGATGTTCGGCTTGGCGTTGATCGTCATGCACGTCTACACCGCCATGGGTTGGCTGGATGGTTACGTATATTGA
- a CDS encoding helix-turn-helix domain-containing protein gives MSTSNPLEQSVRAQLERYFTDLGDEAQPRDLLAMVVNCVERPVLQIALEHTHGNQSKAAEMLGITRSTLRKKLLAHDLQP, from the coding sequence ATGAGTACATCTAACCCCCTGGAGCAATCAGTACGAGCCCAACTCGAACGCTACTTCACCGACTTGGGCGATGAAGCCCAGCCACGCGATCTGCTGGCAATGGTTGTCAATTGCGTCGAGCGCCCGGTGCTGCAAATTGCCCTTGAACATACCCACGGCAACCAGTCCAAGGCGGCCGAAATGCTGGGCATCACCCGCAGCACCCTACGCAAGAAGCTGCTGGCGCACGACCTGCAACCCTGA
- the purH gene encoding bifunctional phosphoribosylaminoimidazolecarboxamide formyltransferase/IMP cyclohydrolase, protein MKIQTALLSVSDKTGIVEFAQALAQRGVRLLSTGGTAKQLAAAGLTVTEVAAHTGSPEILDGRVKTLHPKIHGGLLARRDSAQHLKTLEEHGIDRIDLLVVNLYPFRETIAKSGCTFADAVENIDIGGPAMLRAAAKNHGMQKGGVTVAIDPADYSRILADMDGPQGGPSYALRLELATKTYAHTAAYDGAIAAYLSSLSAAEPAQDQEPERDLWPQNLTVQVKRQQILRYGENPHQSAAFYVDQPVHAGLLGSYRQLQGKELSYNNIADADAAWECVRSFQGSACVIVKHANPCGVALGDSPLHAYQQAFKTDPTSAFGGIIAFNRPVDEATAQAVSGQFVEVLLAPGYSSEALAVFAAKKNVRVLEVPQGNGHNEFDIKRVGGGWLVQNPDDYQVPEDTFKIVTKLAPTEMQMQDLQFAWKVAKYVKSNAIVFVGGSMTLGVGAGQMSRIDSARIASIKADNAGLSLVGSAVASDAFFPFRDGLDVVADAGATCVIQPGGSIRDDEVIAAANERGIAMVFTGARHFRH, encoded by the coding sequence ATGAAAATCCAGACCGCCTTACTTTCGGTTTCCGACAAAACCGGCATTGTTGAATTCGCCCAGGCTCTCGCACAGCGCGGTGTACGCTTGCTCTCTACTGGCGGCACCGCCAAGCAGCTTGCCGCCGCCGGCCTCACGGTTACCGAAGTAGCCGCTCACACGGGCTCGCCCGAGATCCTCGATGGTCGGGTAAAAACCCTGCACCCGAAAATTCACGGCGGCCTGCTTGCCCGTCGCGACAGCGCCCAACATCTGAAAACCCTGGAAGAACATGGCATAGACCGCATAGACCTGCTGGTCGTCAATCTTTACCCTTTCCGTGAAACCATCGCCAAGTCAGGCTGCACTTTTGCCGACGCCGTTGAAAACATAGACATCGGCGGGCCTGCCATGTTGCGCGCAGCTGCCAAGAACCATGGCATGCAAAAAGGCGGCGTCACCGTTGCCATAGACCCTGCCGACTATTCCCGCATCCTGGCCGACATGGACGGCCCCCAAGGCGGCCCTTCCTACGCCTTGCGCCTGGAACTGGCTACCAAAACATACGCCCATACCGCCGCCTACGACGGCGCCATTGCCGCCTACCTGAGCAGCCTGTCGGCCGCAGAACCAGCACAAGACCAGGAGCCAGAGCGCGACCTCTGGCCCCAGAACCTGACTGTACAGGTCAAGCGACAGCAAATTCTGCGTTACGGCGAGAACCCGCACCAATCGGCTGCCTTTTATGTCGATCAGCCCGTACATGCCGGCCTGCTGGGCAGCTACCGCCAGCTGCAAGGCAAAGAACTGTCCTACAACAACATCGCCGATGCCGATGCGGCGTGGGAATGCGTGCGCAGCTTCCAGGGCAGCGCCTGCGTGATCGTCAAGCATGCAAACCCCTGCGGCGTGGCGCTGGGCGACAGCCCTTTGCATGCTTATCAGCAAGCGTTCAAGACAGACCCCACCTCGGCATTTGGCGGCATCATTGCCTTCAATCGCCCGGTCGACGAAGCCACTGCCCAGGCAGTCAGCGGCCAATTCGTCGAAGTCCTGCTGGCGCCGGGCTACTCCTCGGAAGCACTGGCCGTCTTCGCCGCCAAGAAAAATGTCCGGGTGCTCGAAGTACCGCAAGGCAACGGTCATAACGAATTCGACATCAAACGAGTCGGTGGCGGCTGGCTGGTACAGAATCCCGACGATTATCAGGTGCCCGAAGACACCTTCAAAATCGTCACAAAGCTCGCTCCAACCGAAATGCAAATGCAAGACCTGCAGTTCGCCTGGAAGGTAGCCAAATACGTCAAGTCGAACGCCATTGTTTTTGTCGGAGGTAGCATGACGCTGGGTGTAGGCGCTGGCCAAATGAGCCGCATCGACTCGGCGCGCATCGCCTCGATCAAGGCCGACAACGCGGGCCTGAGCCTGGTCGGATCTGCTGTGGCATCAGACGCTTTCTTCCCGTTCCGCGACGGGCTTGATGTTGTGGCCGACGCGGGCGCCACCTGCGTCATCCAGCCCGGTGGCAGCATACGCGACGACGAGGTCATCGCAGCCGCGAATGAACGTGGCATTGCCATGGTCTTCACGGGCGCACGGCATTTCCGCCACTAG
- a CDS encoding threo-3-hydroxy-L-aspartate ammonia-lyase, which translates to MDSSLPTYEDVVQASKRLDGVAHLTPVMTSSTINAQLGAQVFFKCENLQRIGAFKFRGGYNALAKLGDAQRKAGVIAFSSGNHAQAVALAARLLGIQATIVMPHDAPAAKKAATRGYGARVVDYDRQTQDREEVARELMEEHGLTLIPPFNHPDVIAGQGTAVKELLEEAGGLDALFIPMGGGGLLSGSLLAAHAINPDCAVYGVEPEAGNDGQQSFRKGEIIRIPPPDSIADGALTQALGSLTFPIIRQHAHDILTVSDQQLVQAQRFFAERMKMVVEPTGCLGAAAAFNEIVSVKGKRIGVLLSGGNVDLSAYAGNLQSA; encoded by the coding sequence ATGGACTCAAGCTTACCCACCTACGAAGATGTTGTTCAGGCCAGCAAAAGACTGGATGGTGTCGCACACCTTACGCCGGTGATGACGTCGTCGACCATAAATGCCCAGCTTGGCGCCCAGGTGTTCTTCAAGTGCGAGAACCTACAACGTATTGGCGCCTTCAAATTCCGCGGGGGCTATAACGCACTGGCCAAGCTTGGCGATGCGCAACGGAAAGCCGGAGTGATTGCTTTTTCATCCGGCAATCACGCACAGGCTGTCGCTCTGGCCGCCCGCTTGCTGGGCATACAGGCCACTATTGTCATGCCGCACGATGCCCCAGCCGCCAAGAAGGCGGCTACGCGGGGCTATGGCGCGCGCGTGGTCGACTACGATCGCCAGACGCAAGACCGGGAAGAGGTTGCCCGTGAGTTGATGGAAGAGCACGGCCTGACACTGATTCCGCCTTTCAATCATCCCGACGTCATTGCAGGGCAGGGCACGGCGGTCAAAGAGCTGCTGGAAGAAGCCGGCGGCCTGGACGCCTTGTTCATCCCCATGGGTGGCGGCGGCTTGTTGTCAGGCTCCTTGCTGGCCGCCCATGCCATCAACCCGGATTGCGCCGTCTATGGTGTCGAGCCAGAGGCGGGCAACGATGGTCAACAGTCGTTCCGCAAAGGCGAAATCATACGCATCCCGCCTCCAGACTCCATTGCCGATGGCGCCCTGACGCAAGCGCTTGGATCCTTGACGTTTCCCATCATTCGGCAGCATGCGCACGACATTCTTACCGTCAGTGATCAGCAATTGGTACAAGCGCAGCGGTTCTTTGCCGAACGCATGAAAATGGTGGTCGAACCTACCGGCTGTCTGGGGGCGGCGGCGGCCTTCAACGAAATTGTTTCGGTCAAGGGTAAACGAATTGGCGTGCTGCTCAGCGGCGGCAACGTTGATTTATCAGCCTACGCCGGTAATTTGCAGTCTGCCTGA
- the ruvB gene encoding Holliday junction branch migration DNA helicase RuvB, protein MAIHSDSLSSLPPPERLVAPQSSSPNEDSIERALRPRELKEYIGQHRVREQLEIFIAAAKNRGEALDHVLLFGPPGLGKTTLAHIVAHEMGVQLRQTSGPVLERAGDLAALLTNLEKNDVLFIDEIHRLSPVVEEILYPALEDFQIDILIGEGPAARSVKIDLQPFTLVGATTRAGMLTNPLRDRFGIVSRLEFYNTEDLTHIVTRSAQLLNAHTTPDGAAEIARRARGTPRIANRLLRRVRDYAEVRADGNIDTTVAGAALAMLEVDPQGLDLMDRKLLEAIIHKFDGGPVGVDSLAAAIGEERDTIEDVIEPFLIQQGYLQRTPRGRTATQTTWRHLGLTPPSGANGGSADLFS, encoded by the coding sequence ATGGCCATTCACTCCGATTCGCTCTCCAGCCTTCCTCCACCTGAACGCCTCGTGGCGCCACAAAGCAGCTCGCCCAACGAAGACTCTATAGAACGGGCCCTACGGCCGCGCGAGCTCAAGGAATACATCGGACAACATCGTGTACGCGAGCAGCTTGAAATCTTCATTGCCGCCGCCAAAAACCGCGGCGAGGCACTGGACCACGTATTGTTGTTCGGCCCACCCGGCCTGGGCAAGACCACACTGGCACATATCGTGGCGCACGAAATGGGCGTGCAGCTGCGTCAAACCTCTGGCCCCGTGCTCGAACGCGCGGGCGACCTTGCCGCGCTATTGACCAATCTTGAAAAAAACGATGTGCTGTTCATCGACGAAATTCACCGGCTGTCGCCGGTGGTCGAGGAAATCCTGTACCCGGCGCTGGAAGATTTCCAGATCGATATCCTTATCGGTGAAGGGCCTGCGGCCCGCAGCGTAAAAATCGACCTTCAACCCTTTACGCTGGTAGGCGCCACCACCCGCGCCGGCATGCTCACCAACCCCCTGCGCGATCGTTTCGGCATCGTCTCGCGGCTTGAGTTCTACAACACCGAAGACCTTACCCATATCGTCACCCGCAGCGCTCAACTGCTGAATGCACACACCACGCCAGACGGCGCCGCCGAGATCGCCCGCCGCGCGCGCGGAACGCCACGCATCGCCAACCGCCTGCTGCGCCGGGTGCGCGACTACGCCGAGGTAAGAGCCGACGGCAATATCGACACCACGGTAGCCGGCGCCGCGCTGGCCATGCTGGAGGTCGATCCGCAGGGGCTGGACCTTATGGACAGAAAGCTGCTGGAAGCCATCATCCATAAGTTCGACGGCGGACCAGTGGGGGTAGACAGTCTGGCAGCAGCCATAGGTGAAGAGCGTGACACCATCGAAGATGTGATCGAACCTTTCCTGATCCAGCAAGGGTATTTGCAGCGTACGCCACGCGGGCGGACTGCCACGCAAACGACCTGGCGGCATCTGGGGCTGACGCCGCCTTCCGGGGCTAATGGCGGAAGCGCTGATCTGTTTTCGTGA
- a CDS encoding cytochrome c oxidase assembly protein: MIVLDWLTPWEFSPTLLLMFFAGAWLFLRGCRVHRVSFARQLFFWIGVAFLYLSLHTRVDYYAERMFFIHRLQHLVLHHLGPLLIMGAYPGQVLRAGLPMRWRLRLRDFRISTPGRALEAILTNKILVPVLFVVLVVGFLIPTVQFYSMLDWRLYRFMNWSVVISGFMYWNLILDRRPSPPAVLSPGGRIISPVLTMVPQMVVGAVITFTEYDLYPIFDLCGRAIPGMTALTDQAIGGLTMWVLAGFVEVFGLLFALATLMRLSAKNRLPNKQDIQRRKQAVVAPVS; the protein is encoded by the coding sequence ATGATAGTCCTTGATTGGCTGACGCCCTGGGAGTTTTCTCCTACGTTGTTACTGATGTTTTTTGCGGGCGCCTGGCTCTTTCTGCGAGGCTGCAGAGTGCATCGAGTCAGCTTCGCAAGACAGCTTTTTTTCTGGATCGGCGTAGCGTTTTTATACCTGTCGCTGCACACGCGTGTCGACTACTACGCCGAACGCATGTTCTTCATACACCGCTTGCAGCATCTGGTTCTGCACCACTTGGGGCCTTTGCTGATCATGGGCGCCTATCCGGGCCAGGTACTGCGTGCCGGCCTGCCCATGAGGTGGCGCCTGCGTTTGCGCGATTTCCGCATCAGTACCCCTGGCCGTGCGCTGGAAGCCATACTGACCAATAAAATCCTGGTGCCTGTCCTATTCGTGGTGCTGGTAGTCGGTTTCCTGATTCCCACAGTGCAGTTCTACTCCATGCTCGACTGGCGCCTGTACCGTTTCATGAATTGGTCGGTGGTGATCAGCGGATTCATGTACTGGAATCTTATTCTGGATCGTCGTCCCAGCCCCCCTGCTGTGCTGTCGCCCGGAGGGCGCATCATTTCTCCGGTGCTGACCATGGTGCCGCAAATGGTGGTGGGAGCGGTCATTACATTCACCGAATACGATTTGTATCCCATTTTCGACTTATGCGGCCGGGCAATTCCGGGCATGACCGCCCTGACCGACCAGGCCATAGGCGGGCTGACCATGTGGGTGCTGGCAGGCTTTGTTGAAGTGTTTGGTTTGCTGTTCGCATTGGCGACACTCATGCGTTTGTCTGCCAAAAACCGATTGCCCAATAAACAGGATATTCAGCGACGTAAACAGGCGGTGGTTGCACCCGTTTCCTGA
- the dusB gene encoding tRNA dihydrouridine synthase DusB gives MRIGSWSLPNPVFVAPMAGVTDRPYRKLCKTLGAGYAVSEMAASNPRLWNNVKTSRRLNHEGEIDPVAVQIAGSDPDMMAEAAIFNIDKGARIIDINMGCPVKKVCNVASGSALLRNEQLVARILRSVVDACQPRDVPVTLKTRTGWDRESRNAVHIAQLAQDIGVAAITLHGRTRCDLYQGEAEYDTIRDVKRALQIPVIANGDIDSPEKAKYVLEYTNADAVMVGRAAQGRPWIFREISHYLVHGSHLSPPTYGELRDCLLDHLEDHYQFYGEFTGVRSARKHIGWYLADLPDAQSFLPQVNAISSTSEQTRAIAQWFDRHPPNEPIMARATESASACQPENIITKDHEYI, from the coding sequence ATGCGCATCGGCTCCTGGTCTCTTCCCAACCCTGTTTTCGTCGCCCCCATGGCGGGTGTAACCGATCGCCCCTACCGCAAATTGTGCAAGACGCTGGGGGCGGGTTATGCCGTATCTGAAATGGCTGCCAGCAACCCGCGCCTCTGGAACAATGTCAAAACCTCCCGGCGCCTGAATCACGAAGGCGAAATCGACCCGGTCGCCGTTCAGATAGCCGGATCGGACCCTGACATGATGGCAGAGGCGGCCATCTTCAATATAGATAAGGGCGCCCGCATCATTGACATCAATATGGGCTGCCCGGTCAAGAAAGTGTGCAATGTGGCGTCGGGATCTGCGCTGCTCCGCAACGAGCAGTTGGTCGCACGCATTCTGCGCAGCGTGGTTGATGCCTGCCAGCCGCGCGATGTTCCAGTTACACTGAAAACGCGCACCGGGTGGGATCGCGAATCACGCAATGCCGTGCATATTGCCCAATTGGCGCAAGATATCGGGGTTGCCGCCATCACTTTGCACGGACGTACCCGCTGCGACCTGTACCAAGGCGAGGCAGAGTACGATACGATACGTGATGTGAAGCGGGCATTACAGATTCCCGTCATTGCAAATGGGGATATCGATAGTCCCGAAAAAGCCAAATACGTACTAGAGTACACAAACGCCGACGCAGTCATGGTCGGACGTGCAGCTCAGGGCAGGCCCTGGATTTTTCGTGAAATCAGCCATTACCTGGTCCATGGCAGCCACTTGTCGCCACCCACCTATGGCGAATTGCGTGACTGTCTGCTGGACCACCTGGAAGATCACTACCAGTTTTATGGCGAATTCACCGGAGTCCGCTCGGCTCGCAAGCATATAGGCTGGTATCTGGCCGACCTGCCAGATGCCCAAAGTTTTTTGCCACAGGTCAACGCCATCAGCAGTACCAGCGAACAAACCCGCGCCATCGCGCAATGGTTTGATCGCCATCCACCCAACGAGCCAATAATGGCCAGGGCGACAGAAAGCGCAAGCGCCTGCCAGCCCGAAAATATCATCACCAAGGATCATGAGTACATCTAA
- the ruvA gene encoding Holliday junction branch migration protein RuvA, translated as MIGRITGTLIEKTPPIVCVDVGGVGYEIDVPMSTLYDLPDNGATITLYTHLAVREDAHTLYGFLSSKERSAFRALIKVTGIGARTALAVLSGMSVDELANAITQQETGLLTRVPGIGKKTAERLLLELRGKLGGDLAHGAGTVAAGRDDILNALLSLGYSNSETQAALKNLPEGVDVAEGIRLALKSLARRQ; from the coding sequence ATGATCGGTCGCATTACCGGCACTCTGATTGAGAAAACCCCGCCCATCGTTTGCGTGGACGTAGGCGGCGTCGGCTACGAAATCGACGTACCCATGAGTACCCTGTACGATCTGCCCGACAACGGCGCCACCATCACGCTGTACACTCATCTGGCCGTACGTGAAGACGCCCACACTCTGTATGGCTTCTTGTCATCCAAGGAACGTAGCGCATTCCGGGCGCTGATCAAGGTCACCGGCATAGGCGCCAGAACAGCGCTGGCCGTACTCTCGGGTATGAGCGTCGATGAACTGGCCAACGCCATCACGCAACAAGAGACCGGTCTGCTGACACGTGTACCCGGCATAGGCAAGAAAACCGCAGAGCGCCTGTTATTGGAACTGCGCGGCAAGCTCGGAGGCGATCTGGCACACGGAGCCGGCACGGTTGCGGCGGGCCGCGACGATATTCTGAACGCTCTGCTGTCGCTGGGCTATTCAAACAGCGAAACCCAGGCTGCCTTGAAAAACCTGCCCGAAGGGGTGGATGTGGCTGAGGGAATACGCCTGGCACTCAAATCGCTTGCCCGGCGGCAATAG
- the ruvC gene encoding crossover junction endodeoxyribonuclease RuvC, which produces MRILGIDPGLRRTGFGVIDVQGTRLVYVTSGTIVVPSDQALAGRLKVILDNIREVVQSTRPTVSALEKVFVNTNPASTLLLGQARGAAMCALADSLLDVHEYTALQIKKSVVGNGHAAKEQVQKMVQHLLGLNGVPAADSADALACAICHAHFHPLTQRLQDTGQLPISGRSGRIRGGRLLG; this is translated from the coding sequence ATGCGCATACTGGGCATTGATCCGGGCCTGCGTCGCACCGGCTTTGGCGTTATCGATGTCCAGGGCACGCGTCTGGTTTACGTGACCAGCGGCACCATAGTCGTACCGTCCGACCAGGCGCTGGCCGGACGGCTCAAGGTCATTCTGGATAACATTCGCGAAGTCGTCCAGAGCACCCGGCCTACGGTATCGGCGCTGGAAAAGGTATTTGTCAATACCAACCCGGCCTCGACACTGCTGCTGGGGCAGGCTCGCGGCGCCGCCATGTGCGCACTGGCCGACAGCCTCCTCGATGTACACGAATACACCGCCCTGCAAATCAAAAAATCCGTGGTGGGCAATGGGCACGCCGCCAAGGAGCAAGTGCAGAAAATGGTACAGCACCTGCTGGGCTTGAATGGCGTACCGGCAGCAGACTCGGCCGATGCGCTGGCCTGCGCCATCTGCCATGCTCATTTCCATCCGCTCACGCAACGCCTGCAAGACACAGGCCAACTGCCCATTTCCGGACGTTCCGGCCGGATACGCGGCGGCCGCTTGTTGGGCTAA